In the Streptomyces formicae genome, one interval contains:
- the argF gene encoding ornithine carbamoyltransferase has translation MATDLTGRHFLKELDFTADEFRGLLDLAAELKAAKKAGTETQLLRGRNVALIFEKSSTRTRCAFEVAAADQGASTTYIDPAGSHIGTKESAKDTARVLGRMFDAIQFRGDAQETVETLAAHAGVPVYNGLTDEWHPTQMLADVLTMTEHSAKPLAEIAFAYLGDARFNTGSSYLITGALLGMDVRLVAPRAYWPADEIVAKARELAEDSGARITLTEDVPEGVRGADFVVTDVWVSIGEPKQVWAERIAALAPYAVTMDVLRATGNADVKFLHCLPAFHDLGTTVAREIHETYGLESLEVTDEVFESAHSVVFDEAENRLHTIKAILVATLA, from the coding sequence ATGGCCACAGACCTCACCGGCCGCCACTTCCTCAAGGAGCTGGACTTCACCGCCGACGAGTTCCGCGGCCTGCTCGACCTGGCCGCCGAGCTGAAGGCGGCGAAGAAGGCCGGGACCGAGACGCAGCTCCTGCGCGGCAGGAACGTCGCCCTGATCTTCGAGAAGAGCTCCACGAGGACGCGCTGCGCCTTCGAGGTGGCCGCCGCCGACCAGGGCGCGTCGACGACGTACATCGACCCGGCGGGCTCGCACATCGGCACCAAGGAGTCCGCCAAGGACACCGCCCGGGTGCTCGGCCGGATGTTCGACGCGATCCAGTTCCGCGGGGACGCGCAGGAGACCGTCGAGACGCTCGCCGCCCACGCGGGCGTGCCGGTCTACAACGGCCTGACGGACGAGTGGCACCCCACCCAGATGCTCGCCGACGTCCTCACGATGACCGAGCACAGCGCCAAGCCCCTCGCCGAGATCGCCTTCGCCTACCTCGGCGACGCCCGCTTCAACACGGGCAGCTCGTACCTGATCACCGGCGCCCTGCTCGGCATGGACGTCCGCCTGGTCGCGCCCCGGGCCTACTGGCCCGCCGACGAGATCGTCGCGAAGGCCCGCGAGCTGGCCGAGGACAGCGGTGCCCGCATCACGCTCACCGAGGACGTCCCCGAGGGCGTGCGCGGCGCCGACTTCGTCGTCACCGACGTCTGGGTGTCCATCGGCGAGCCCAAGCAGGTGTGGGCCGAGCGCATAGCCGCCCTCGCGCCGTACGCGGTGACGATGGACGTCCTGCGCGCCACGGGGAACGCGGACGTGAAGTTCCTGCACTGCCTGCCCGCCTTCCACGACCTCGGCACCACGGTCGCGCGCGAGATCCACGAGACCTACGGCCTGGAGTCCCTTGAGGTCACCGACGAGGTCTTCGAGTCGGCGCACTCCGTCGTCTTCGACGAGGCCGAGAACCGGCTGCACACCATCAAGGCGATCCTCGTCGCGACCCTGGCCTGA
- a CDS encoding amino acid permease, translating to MSPTSPTGLRIKSPEQLVAESGADLEGHGLKRTMGLFQLVCFGVGAIVGTGIFVGLSDSVAEAGPAVAVSYVLAAVTCIFTAFSFAELGGAIPVSGSSYSFAYASLGERTAFLVGWCLLLEYGVSVSAVAVGWSQYLNELLNSLTGWELPTALSAGPGEGGVVNLPAVVVILLAATLLVRGIRESAGATAAMAVLKIGILLLFLAIAFSAFEDGNLAPFMGAGVSGVTAGASLAFFSFIGFDAVTTAGEEVRNPRRNIPLAIMICIGVVTLLYVAVALAAIGAIGSDAVADKPAALSLIVNQVTESTVGGGVIAFGAVVAIASVVLAVMYGQTRILMSMSRDGLMPRVFERVSPRTSTPVANTWIVAAVVAVPAAFSSLDVVVNLTTIGTLAIMVVVNIAVIALRRTNPGLRRTFRVPLYPLSPVLGVAFCLYLIWGTGWSTWLQFAVFVAVGAVVYALYGRGHSRLGRGEAPVSAGASRGA from the coding sequence ATGAGCCCCACGAGTCCCACCGGGCTTCGCATCAAGTCTCCCGAGCAGCTCGTCGCCGAGTCGGGCGCCGACCTCGAAGGCCACGGCCTCAAGCGCACCATGGGGCTCTTCCAGCTCGTGTGTTTCGGCGTCGGCGCCATCGTCGGCACCGGGATCTTCGTGGGGCTTTCCGACTCGGTCGCCGAGGCGGGTCCCGCCGTCGCGGTCTCCTATGTGCTCGCGGCCGTGACCTGCATCTTCACCGCGTTCTCGTTCGCCGAGCTGGGCGGTGCCATCCCGGTCTCCGGCAGCTCGTACTCCTTCGCGTACGCCTCCCTCGGTGAGCGCACCGCGTTCCTGGTGGGCTGGTGCCTGCTCCTGGAGTACGGCGTCTCGGTCTCCGCCGTCGCGGTGGGCTGGAGCCAGTACCTCAACGAACTCCTCAACAGCCTCACCGGCTGGGAGCTGCCCACCGCCCTGTCCGCCGGACCCGGCGAGGGCGGCGTCGTGAACCTGCCCGCCGTGGTCGTCATCCTGCTCGCCGCCACCCTCCTGGTGCGCGGCATCAGGGAGAGCGCGGGGGCGACGGCCGCCATGGCCGTACTGAAGATCGGCATCCTGCTGCTCTTCCTCGCGATCGCCTTCTCGGCGTTCGAGGACGGCAACCTGGCGCCCTTCATGGGCGCGGGGGTCTCCGGCGTCACCGCGGGCGCCTCGCTCGCGTTCTTCTCCTTCATCGGCTTCGACGCGGTCACCACGGCGGGCGAGGAGGTCAGGAACCCGCGGCGCAACATCCCGCTCGCGATCATGATCTGCATCGGGGTCGTGACCCTGCTCTACGTCGCGGTGGCGCTCGCCGCCATCGGCGCGATCGGCTCTGACGCGGTCGCCGACAAGCCCGCCGCGCTCTCCCTGATCGTCAACCAGGTCACCGAGTCGACGGTCGGCGGCGGCGTCATCGCCTTCGGCGCGGTCGTCGCCATCGCCTCGGTCGTGCTCGCCGTGATGTACGGCCAGACCCGCATCCTGATGTCGATGTCCCGCGACGGCCTGATGCCGCGCGTCTTCGAACGCGTCTCGCCGAGGACGTCCACGCCGGTGGCCAACACCTGGATCGTCGCGGCCGTCGTCGCCGTGCCCGCCGCCTTCTCCTCGCTCGACGTGGTCGTCAACCTGACCACCATCGGCACGCTCGCGATCATGGTCGTGGTGAACATCGCGGTGATAGCGCTGCGGCGGACGAACCCGGGTCTCAGGCGCACCTTCCGGGTGCCGCTCTACCCGCTGAGCCCGGTCCTCGGCGTCGCCTTCTGCCTCTACCTGATCTGGGGCACCGGCTGGTCGACGTGGCTCCAGTTCGCGGTGTTCGTCGCGGTGGGCGCCGTCGTCTACGCGCTCTACGGCCGCGGCCACTCGCGGCTCGGCAGGGGAGAGGCGCCGGTCAGTGCCGGTGCGTCCCGGGGAGCGTGA
- a CDS encoding ATP-binding protein, which translates to MNGPALHEPPSPASWRIALPHTTAAVPVARALVRTALTDIESSADTDTAELLTAELVANAVEHTAGQDPIELVIELLPTGCQVEVHDSNPLPPGDLTDPTAGEPDPWQEHGRGLLLIRTLSSSCGHRATESGKAVWFTLPGTHRH; encoded by the coding sequence CTGAACGGACCCGCCTTGCACGAACCTCCTTCGCCCGCCTCCTGGCGCATCGCACTGCCCCACACCACGGCAGCCGTGCCCGTCGCGCGCGCCCTGGTCCGTACGGCGCTCACCGACATCGAGTCGTCCGCCGACACCGACACCGCCGAGCTCCTCACCGCCGAGCTCGTCGCGAACGCCGTCGAGCACACCGCGGGACAGGACCCCATAGAGCTGGTGATCGAGCTGCTTCCGACCGGCTGCCAGGTCGAGGTCCACGACTCCAATCCGCTGCCGCCGGGCGATCTGACCGACCCCACGGCCGGCGAGCCGGACCCCTGGCAGGAGCACGGGCGCGGGCTGCTGCTCATCCGCACCCTGAGCTCGTCCTGCGGGCACCGGGCCACCGAGTCCGGCAAGGCCGTCTGGTTCACGCTCCCCGGGACGCACCGGCACTGA
- a CDS encoding enoyl-CoA hydratase family protein, whose translation MSPFTGSATRTPDWRHLRLAVDDGVATVTLARPDKLNALTFGAYADLRDLLAELSRDKSVRALVLGGEGRGFCSGGDVDEIIGATLAMDTAQLLDFNRMTGQVVRAVRECPFPVIAAVHGVAAGAGAVLALAADFRIADPSAKFAFLFTRVGLSGGDMGAAYLLPRVVGLGHATRLLMLGEPVRAPEAERIGLISELTEEGKAAEAAAALARRLADGPALAYAQTKALLTAELDMPLAAAVELDAATQALLMNGEDYAEFHAAFTEKRPPKWQGR comes from the coding sequence ATGAGTCCCTTCACCGGCTCCGCGACCCGCACCCCCGACTGGCGGCATCTGCGCCTGGCCGTCGACGACGGCGTCGCCACGGTCACCCTCGCCCGCCCCGACAAGCTCAACGCGCTCACCTTCGGCGCCTACGCCGACCTGCGCGACCTGCTCGCCGAGCTGTCCCGCGACAAGTCCGTGCGGGCCCTGGTGCTCGGCGGCGAGGGGCGCGGCTTCTGCTCGGGCGGCGACGTCGACGAGATCATCGGCGCGACGCTCGCCATGGACACCGCCCAGCTGCTCGACTTCAACCGCATGACGGGCCAGGTCGTCCGTGCCGTCCGCGAGTGCCCCTTCCCGGTGATCGCCGCCGTGCACGGCGTCGCCGCGGGCGCGGGCGCCGTCCTCGCGCTCGCCGCCGACTTCCGGATCGCCGACCCGTCCGCGAAGTTCGCCTTCCTCTTCACCCGCGTCGGCCTCTCCGGCGGCGACATGGGCGCCGCCTACCTGCTGCCCCGCGTCGTCGGCCTCGGCCACGCGACGCGCCTCCTGATGCTCGGCGAGCCCGTCCGCGCCCCCGAGGCCGAACGGATCGGCCTGATCAGCGAGTTGACCGAGGAGGGCAAGGCCGCGGAGGCCGCCGCCGCCCTCGCCCGCAGGCTCGCCGACGGGCCCGCCCTCGCGTACGCCCAGACCAAAGCGCTGCTCACCGCCGAACTCGACATGCCGCTGGCCGCCGCCGTCGAACTGGACGCGGCGACCCAGGCCCTCCTCATGAACGGCGAGGACTACGCGGAATTCCACGCGGCTTTCACGGAGAAGCGCCCCCCGAAGTGGCAGGGCCGATGA
- a CDS encoding bifunctional salicylyl-CoA 5-hydroxylase/oxidoreductase has translation MSAPQGARGTARPDTPLTPPEAHRIAVIGGGPGGLYAAVLLKRLDPDREVTVWERNAPDDTFGFGVVLSDETLGGIEHADPVVHAALQDEFVRWDDIDIVHRDTRHTSGGHGFAALGRRRLLEILHARCRDLGVELRFRTEAPPAATLATQYDLVVAADGVHSATRDAHADAFGPDLTTHRCRYIWLAADFAFDAFRFEIAETEHGVMQLHGYPFSPHESTVIVEMREEVWHAAGFDGLDEQESTERCAKIFADALGGRPLRGNKSAWINFRTVVNSHWSYGNTVLIGDAAHTAHFSIGSGTKLAVEDALALAACLQEQPDIPSALAAYEAERRPVVASTQRAARASLEWFERLPDYLDQPPRQFAFNLLTRSRRVTHDNLRLRDADFTRSVERDFGCPEGTPPMFTPFTLRGLTLRNRVVVSPMDMYSAVDGVPGDFHLVHLGARALGGAGLVMTEMVCVSEHGRITPGCAGLYTDGQAEAWRRITAFAHARAPGTAIGVQLGHSGRKGSTKLMWEGIDEPLPDGNWPLSAASPLPYRADSQIPHELSRAGLTEIREQFVAAARRAAHADFDLLELHCAHGYLLSGFLSPLTNHRTDPYGGPLENRLRFPLEVFDAVREVWPHDRPMTVRISATDWAEGGTTAADAVATARAFAAHGADAIDVSTGQVVSDERPAYGRSYQTPYADRIRNEAGIPVITVGAISSWDDVNSLILAGRADLCALARPHLYDPHWTLHAAAEQGYAGPGAPWPTPYGAGSRRPQTGRTDAPKQRLKLGS, from the coding sequence ATGAGCGCCCCGCAAGGGGCGCGGGGAACTGCGCGACCAGACACACCGCTCACGCCGCCCGAGGCGCACCGCATAGCCGTGATCGGCGGCGGCCCCGGCGGCCTCTACGCCGCCGTGCTGCTCAAGCGGCTCGACCCGGACCGCGAGGTCACCGTCTGGGAGCGCAACGCGCCCGACGACACCTTCGGCTTCGGCGTCGTCCTCTCCGACGAGACGCTCGGCGGCATCGAGCACGCCGACCCCGTCGTCCACGCCGCGCTCCAGGACGAGTTCGTGCGCTGGGACGACATCGACATCGTGCACCGCGACACCCGGCACACCTCGGGCGGCCACGGCTTCGCGGCGCTCGGCAGGCGCAGGCTCCTGGAGATCCTGCACGCGCGCTGCCGTGACCTCGGGGTCGAGCTCCGCTTCCGTACCGAGGCGCCGCCCGCGGCCACGCTCGCCACTCAGTACGACCTGGTGGTCGCGGCCGACGGCGTGCACAGCGCCACCCGCGACGCCCACGCCGACGCCTTCGGTCCCGACCTCACGACGCACCGTTGCCGCTACATCTGGCTGGCCGCCGACTTCGCCTTCGACGCGTTCCGCTTCGAGATCGCCGAGACCGAGCACGGCGTCATGCAGTTGCACGGCTATCCGTTCTCGCCGCACGAGTCCACCGTCATCGTCGAGATGCGCGAGGAGGTCTGGCACGCGGCGGGCTTCGACGGGCTCGACGAGCAGGAGTCGACGGAGCGCTGCGCGAAGATCTTCGCCGACGCGCTCGGCGGCCGACCCCTGCGCGGCAACAAGTCCGCCTGGATCAACTTCCGTACGGTGGTCAACTCCCACTGGTCGTACGGCAATACGGTCCTCATCGGCGACGCCGCGCACACCGCCCACTTCTCCATCGGCTCCGGCACCAAGCTCGCCGTCGAGGACGCCCTCGCCCTCGCCGCCTGCCTCCAGGAGCAGCCCGACATCCCGAGCGCCCTCGCCGCGTACGAGGCGGAGCGCCGCCCCGTCGTCGCCTCCACGCAGCGCGCGGCCCGCGCCAGTCTGGAGTGGTTCGAGCGGCTGCCGGACTACCTCGACCAGCCGCCGCGCCAGTTCGCGTTCAACCTGCTGACCCGCAGCCGCCGCGTCACGCACGACAACCTCCGCCTGCGCGACGCCGACTTCACCCGATCCGTCGAACGGGACTTCGGCTGTCCCGAGGGCACGCCGCCCATGTTCACGCCCTTCACCCTGCGCGGCCTCACCCTGCGCAACCGCGTCGTCGTCTCGCCCATGGACATGTACTCCGCGGTGGACGGCGTCCCCGGCGACTTCCACCTCGTCCACCTGGGCGCGCGGGCGCTGGGCGGCGCGGGCCTGGTGATGACCGAGATGGTCTGCGTCAGCGAGCACGGCAGGATCACCCCGGGCTGCGCCGGGCTCTACACCGACGGACAGGCCGAGGCGTGGCGGCGGATCACCGCCTTCGCGCACGCCCGGGCGCCCGGCACCGCGATCGGCGTGCAGCTGGGCCACTCGGGCCGCAAGGGCTCCACGAAACTGATGTGGGAGGGCATCGACGAGCCGCTGCCCGACGGCAACTGGCCCCTGTCGGCCGCGTCCCCGCTCCCGTACCGCGCCGACAGCCAGATTCCGCACGAGCTGTCCCGCGCGGGCCTGACGGAGATCCGCGAACAGTTCGTCGCGGCGGCCCGCCGCGCCGCGCACGCGGACTTCGACCTCCTCGAACTCCACTGCGCCCACGGCTACTTGCTCTCCGGCTTCCTCTCCCCGCTGACCAACCACCGCACGGACCCCTACGGCGGCCCGCTGGAGAACCGGCTCCGCTTCCCCCTCGAAGTCTTCGACGCGGTACGAGAGGTGTGGCCGCACGACAGGCCCATGACGGTCAGGATCTCCGCCACCGACTGGGCCGAAGGCGGCACCACGGCGGCGGACGCGGTGGCGACCGCCCGCGCCTTCGCGGCCCACGGCGCCGACGCCATCGACGTCTCCACGGGCCAGGTCGTCTCCGACGAACGCCCCGCGTACGGCCGCTCCTACCAGACCCCGTACGCCGACCGGATCCGCAACGAGGCCGGCATCCCGGTGATCACCGTCGGCGCGATCTCCTCCTGGGACGACGTCAACTCCCTGATCCTGGCGGGCCGCGCCGACCTGTGCGCCCTGGCCCGCCCCCACCTCTACGACCCCCACTGGACCCTGCACGCGGCGGCCGAACAGGGCTACGCGGGCCCCGGCGCCCCCTGGCCCACCCCGTACGGAGCGGGCAGCCGCCGCCCGCAGACCGGCCGCACGGACGCGCCGAAACAGCGCCTGAAGCTCGGGAGCTGA
- a CDS encoding PaaX family transcriptional regulator C-terminal domain-containing protein, giving the protein MSEQHTPRSLIVTFYGAYGRAAPGPVPVAELVRLLAPVGVDAPSVRSSVSRLKRRGLLVPARTDSGAAGYALSPDARQLLEDGDRRIYGTSTDARREGGWVLAVFSVPESERHKRHVLRSRLAGLGFGTAAPGVWIAPAHLYEETRHTLERLQLAAYVDLFRGEHLGYAPTTEAVGRWWDLSSIAKQHEAFLDRHEPVLRSWEQRRDTPPSPQEAYRDYLLALDSWRQLPYADPGLPPELLPDDWPGTRSAAVFAELDGWLREAGAAFVTAAP; this is encoded by the coding sequence GTGTCCGAGCAGCACACTCCACGGTCCCTGATCGTCACCTTCTACGGCGCCTACGGCCGGGCGGCACCGGGCCCGGTGCCGGTCGCCGAGCTGGTGCGCCTCCTCGCACCGGTCGGCGTCGACGCGCCCTCGGTGCGCTCGTCGGTGTCCCGCCTCAAGCGCCGGGGGCTCCTGGTGCCCGCGCGCACGGACTCGGGCGCGGCGGGCTACGCCCTCTCGCCCGACGCCCGCCAGCTCCTGGAGGACGGCGACCGCCGCATCTACGGCACGTCCACGGACGCGCGGCGCGAGGGCGGCTGGGTCCTCGCCGTGTTCTCCGTCCCCGAGTCCGAACGGCACAAGCGGCACGTCCTGCGCTCCCGCCTCGCGGGCCTCGGCTTCGGCACGGCGGCCCCCGGCGTCTGGATCGCCCCCGCCCACCTCTACGAGGAGACCAGGCACACCCTGGAGCGTCTCCAACTCGCCGCGTACGTCGACCTGTTCCGCGGCGAGCACCTGGGCTACGCGCCGACCACGGAGGCGGTCGGCCGCTGGTGGGACCTCTCCTCCATCGCGAAGCAGCACGAGGCGTTCCTCGACCGCCACGAGCCGGTGCTCCGCTCCTGGGAACAGCGCCGCGACACTCCCCCGTCACCGCAGGAGGCGTACCGCGACTATCTGCTCGCGCTCGACTCCTGGCGCCAACTGCCGTACGCGGACCCGGGGTTGCCGCCGGAACTGCTGCCGGATGACTGGCCGGGGACCCGCTCCGCGGCGGTGTTCGCCGAGCTCGACGGGTGGCTGCGGGAGGCGGGCGCGGCCTTCGTGACGGCCGCGCCCTGA
- a CDS encoding AMP-binding protein, with amino-acid sequence MASIGIPGLTPSGHVDTFARDHLPPREQWPALVHDRPELHYPDRLNCGAELLDRTVERHGADRPAFHAPSGETWTYGQLQDHVDRLAHVLTSELGVLPGQRVLLRGATTPWLAACWLAVMKAGAVAVTVLAQQRAQELATMCEIAEVRHALCDIRAVDDLIKAGIPGLSITTYAGEGPDDLLARAARQPAYYEPVDTAADDVALIAFTSGTTGRPKGCMHFHRDVLAIADSFARHILRPGPDDVFTGSPPLGFTFGLGGLVIFPLRFGASSLLLEQAGPKQLLPAIAEHGVTVLFTAPTAYRTMLDHIDAYDVSSLRRCVSAGENLPVGTWQAWNQRTGHRIINGIGATELLHIFISAADEAIRPGTTGLPVPGWHARVVDESGAPVPDGEPGLLAVRGPVGCRYLADARQQVYVRHGWNVTGDTYVRDTDGYFRYVARADDMIISAGYNIAGPEVEEALMRHPDVAETAVVGRADELRGQIVVAYVVLRAGADRDPDRLRDFVKAELVPYKCPRAFVFLDALPRTPTGKLQRFRLRAEPPKDSGAAEGQRSPVE; translated from the coding sequence ATGGCATCCATCGGCATTCCAGGGCTGACACCATCCGGACACGTCGACACGTTCGCCCGGGACCACCTCCCGCCGCGCGAGCAGTGGCCCGCCCTCGTCCACGACCGTCCTGAGCTGCACTACCCCGACCGCCTGAACTGCGGCGCCGAGCTCCTCGACCGCACCGTGGAGCGGCACGGCGCCGACCGCCCCGCCTTCCACGCGCCGTCCGGCGAGACCTGGACGTACGGACAGCTCCAGGACCACGTCGACCGCCTCGCGCACGTGCTCACCTCCGAGCTCGGCGTCCTGCCGGGACAGCGCGTGCTGCTGCGCGGGGCCACCACGCCCTGGCTCGCCGCCTGCTGGCTCGCGGTGATGAAGGCGGGCGCCGTCGCCGTCACCGTCCTGGCCCAGCAGCGCGCGCAGGAGCTGGCCACGATGTGCGAGATCGCCGAGGTGCGGCACGCGCTGTGCGACATCAGGGCGGTCGACGACCTGATCAAGGCGGGGATACCGGGGCTCAGCATCACGACGTACGCCGGTGAGGGCCCCGACGACCTCCTCGCGCGCGCCGCCCGGCAGCCCGCCTACTACGAACCGGTGGACACGGCGGCCGACGACGTCGCGCTGATCGCGTTCACCTCGGGCACCACGGGACGCCCCAAAGGGTGCATGCACTTCCACCGCGACGTGCTCGCCATCGCCGACTCCTTCGCGCGCCACATCCTGCGTCCCGGCCCCGACGACGTCTTCACGGGCAGTCCGCCGCTCGGCTTCACCTTCGGGCTCGGCGGGCTCGTGATCTTCCCGCTGCGCTTCGGCGCCTCCTCGCTACTGCTCGAACAGGCGGGCCCCAAGCAGCTGTTGCCCGCGATCGCCGAGCACGGCGTGACGGTGCTCTTCACCGCGCCGACCGCGTACCGCACGATGCTCGACCACATCGACGCCTACGACGTCTCCTCGCTGCGCCGCTGCGTCTCCGCGGGCGAGAACCTGCCCGTGGGCACCTGGCAGGCCTGGAACCAGCGCACCGGGCACCGCATCATCAACGGCATCGGCGCCACCGAGCTGCTCCACATCTTCATCTCCGCCGCCGACGAGGCGATCAGGCCCGGCACGACCGGGCTCCCCGTGCCGGGGTGGCACGCGCGCGTGGTGGACGAGTCAGGGGCACCGGTGCCCGACGGCGAACCGGGACTGCTCGCCGTGCGCGGACCGGTCGGCTGCCGCTATCTCGCCGACGCCCGCCAGCAGGTCTACGTACGGCACGGCTGGAACGTCACGGGGGACACCTACGTCCGCGACACCGACGGCTACTTCCGCTATGTCGCACGCGCCGACGACATGATCATCTCGGCCGGGTACAACATCGCGGGCCCCGAGGTGGAAGAGGCCCTGATGCGCCATCCGGACGTCGCGGAGACGGCCGTGGTGGGGCGCGCCGACGAACTGCGCGGGCAGATCGTGGTGGCGTACGTCGTGCTGCGCGCGGGGGCGGACAGGGATCCGGACCGGCTCCGTGACTTCGTGAAGGCGGAACTCGTCCCCTACAAGTGCCCGCGCGCGTTCGTCTTCCTCGACGCACTGCCGCGTACGCCCACGGGGAAGCTGCAACGGTTCCGGCTGCGGGCGGAGCCGCCGAAGGACAGTGGTGCCGCCGAAGGTCAGCGGTCGCCCGTAGAGTGA
- a CDS encoding acyl-CoA dehydrogenase family protein: MTAFSLNPDQTARCAELRTLAAERLRPLAEKGDPGHVNRPLVAALGELGLLDGLFTSGALDLCLMRESLAYVCTEAETALALQGLGAHPVHAHGTPAQRERWLPQVRTGHAVAAFALSEPGAGSDAAALALAAEPDGTSGDWRLTGEKCWISNAPEADFYTVFARTSPDAGAQGVTAFLVPADRAGLTGTPLDMLSPHPIGALAFDAVRVGPDDVLGEVDRGFRVAMTTLNRFRPSVGAFAVGMAQAALDAALAHTAERDAFGGKLKDLQAVGHQIAEMAVRTEAARLMVYAAASAYDAEGPGGPGIARRAAMAKLLATETAQYVVDASVQLHGARALRRGHLLEHLYREVRAPRIYEGASEVQRSIIAKELLG, from the coding sequence GTGACGGCATTCTCGCTCAATCCTGACCAAACCGCCCGATGTGCGGAACTGCGCACGCTCGCCGCCGAGCGGCTGCGCCCGTTGGCGGAGAAGGGCGATCCCGGCCATGTGAACCGCCCGCTGGTGGCCGCGCTCGGCGAACTCGGCCTGCTGGACGGCCTCTTCACCTCCGGCGCGCTCGACCTCTGCCTGATGCGCGAATCCCTCGCCTACGTCTGTACGGAGGCCGAGACCGCCCTCGCCCTGCAAGGACTCGGCGCCCATCCGGTGCACGCCCACGGCACTCCCGCCCAGCGAGAGCGGTGGCTGCCGCAGGTCCGCACGGGGCACGCCGTCGCCGCCTTCGCGCTCTCCGAGCCGGGCGCGGGCTCGGACGCGGCCGCCCTCGCGCTGGCCGCCGAACCGGACGGCACCTCGGGTGACTGGCGCCTGACGGGCGAGAAGTGCTGGATCTCGAACGCCCCCGAGGCCGACTTCTACACCGTCTTCGCCCGTACGTCACCGGACGCGGGAGCCCAGGGCGTCACCGCGTTCCTGGTCCCCGCCGACCGCGCGGGCCTGACCGGCACGCCCCTCGACATGCTCTCCCCGCACCCGATCGGCGCGCTCGCCTTCGACGCGGTGCGGGTGGGCCCCGACGACGTGCTCGGCGAGGTCGACCGGGGCTTCCGGGTGGCCATGACGACCCTGAACCGGTTCCGGCCGAGCGTGGGCGCCTTCGCGGTCGGGATGGCGCAGGCGGCGCTGGACGCGGCGCTGGCCCACACCGCCGAACGGGACGCGTTCGGGGGCAAGTTGAAGGACTTGCAGGCCGTGGGTCATCAGATCGCCGAGATGGCCGTGCGGACGGAGGCGGCCCGGTTGATGGTGTACGCGGCGGCTTCCGCGTACGACGCGGAGGGGCCGGGGGGCCCTGGTATCGCTCGGCGTGCGGCCATGGCGAAGTTGCTTGCCACGGAGACGGCGCAGTATGTGGTCGACGCCTCCGTCCAATTGCATGGGGCGCGGGCACTTCGGCGTGGGCATCTTCTCGAGCATCTGTACCGGGAAGTGCGGGCGCCTCGGATCTATGAGGGGGCCAGTGAGGTGCAGCGGTCCATCATCGCCAAGGAACTTCTTGGCTGA
- a CDS encoding RidA family protein has product MSLHRVNPSELSPPTGFSHAVVATGSRLVFLAGQTALDGEGKVTGATLPEQFEVALANLLAALRHSGGTPADLARVTVYATDVADYRACAAELGRVWRRLAGRDYPAMAVIGAVRLWDEQALVELDGVAVLG; this is encoded by the coding sequence ATGTCCCTGCATCGCGTCAATCCTTCCGAGCTCTCCCCGCCCACCGGCTTCTCGCACGCCGTCGTCGCCACCGGGTCGCGGCTTGTCTTCCTCGCGGGGCAGACCGCCCTCGACGGTGAGGGCAAGGTCACCGGGGCGACCCTGCCCGAGCAGTTCGAGGTGGCGCTGGCCAACCTGCTGGCCGCGCTGCGGCACTCCGGCGGGACCCCCGCCGACCTGGCCCGCGTCACCGTCTACGCCACGGACGTCGCCGACTACCGCGCCTGCGCGGCCGAACTGGGCCGCGTCTGGCGGCGGTTGGCGGGACGTGACTATCCGGCGATGGCGGTGATCGGCGCGGTCCGGCTCTGGGACGAGCAGGCCCTGGTGGAACTGGACGGGGTGGCAGTACTCGGCTGA